Proteins encoded by one window of Microplitis demolitor isolate Queensland-Clemson2020A chromosome 6, iyMicDemo2.1a, whole genome shotgun sequence:
- the LOC128667989 gene encoding uncharacterized protein LOC128667989 yields MVELLENYVDKGKLTIVGDFNLDVGSDSDRYARNFVNECALLGLKQLVNVPTRSTLTSNTIIDLVFSNVELCIDVLSTPRVSDHNIIVINSDLDIEQNKKLRVTEKRNFNKFDLNTFCDIFVDRYKLDINDDIDVVFNKFSSSVTYALDVVVPKTAKILKPKCNDKKWITKDLIEKIKERDRLFFVSKKFGREDDIIKYKRLRNYIVNELRKCKREHNDNNIDANKNNGKILWRELKELIGSKKAQSTVENIECDNKILDDNLVISNKFNHYFVDSINKIVNEIGFNQLKDVVNDNSNNQKWNSFDRVYVNDLDKIIQSLDNRKGSNNDVNSVILKHLWNFDKNSVLDIINRSLESGVVPDCLKVSRIVPIQKIKDSIKITDFRPINTLPVLEQVLESIVKSQLNKFIVENEILNEEQSGFRKEHSCDKLCSAL; encoded by the coding sequence atggTTGAGTTATTAGAAAACTATGTTGATAAGGGAAAACTTACAATAGTAGGCGATTTTAATTTAGATGTTGGAAGTGATAGTGATCGTTATGCTCGTAATTTCGTTAATGAATGTGCCTTGCTTGGACTTAAACAACTAGTCAATGTGCCGACGAGATCAACATTGACGTCGAACACAATAATTGATctagttttttcaaatgtgGAATTGTGTATTGATGTGCTGTCTACGCCAAGGGTGTCTGATCACaacattattgttatcaattcaGATTTAGAtattgaacaaaataaaaagctGAGAGTGACAGAAAAGAGAAACTTCAACAAATTTGATCTAAACACATTTTGTGATATTTTTGTCGATAGATATAAGTTAGATATTAATGATGATATTGatgtagtttttaataaatttagtagtaGTGTTACATATGCTCTTGACGTGGTGGTACCAAAGacagcaaaaattttaaaacctaaatgtaatgataaaaaatggattACAAAagatttgattgaaaaaataaaggaaagaGATCGATTGTTTtttgtatcaaaaaaatttggaagaGAAGATGATATCATCAAGTATAAAAGATTAAgaaattatattgtaaatGAATTAAGAAAATGCAAAAGAGAacacaatgataataatatagatgcaaataaaaataatggaaaaattcTTTGGAGAGAATTAAAAGAACTGATAGGAAGTAAAAAAGCTCAATCTACTGTTGAGAATATTGAATGTGATAATAAGATTTTGGATGACAATTTAGTAATCTCCAATAAATTTAACCATTATTTTGTTgatagtattaataaaattgtgaaTGAGATAggatttaatcaattaaaggATGTAGttaatgataatagtaataatcaGAAGTGGAATAGTTTCGATAGAGTGTATGTAAATGATTTAGATAAGATTATACAGAGTTTGGATAATAGAAAAGGATCTAATAATGATGTTAattctgtaattttaaaacatttatggaattttgataaaaatagtgTATTAGATATTATAAATAGATCATTAGAATCTGGTGTTGTACCTGATTGTTTAAAAGTTTCTAGAATAGTAccgattcaaaaaataaaagatagtataaaaataactgaCTTTAGACCAATAAATACACTACCAGTATTAGAACAAGTATTGGAGAGTATAGTAAAATCgcagttgaataaatttattgttgaaaatgaaatattaaacgaGGAACAATCTGGTTTTAGAAAGGAGCACTCATGTGATAAGCTATGCAGTGCTCTTTGA